One window of Patescibacteria group bacterium genomic DNA carries:
- the mutS gene encoding DNA mismatch repair protein MutS, whose translation MLKQYRAIKEKHQDCILFFRLGDFYEMFGPDALEASKILNITLTARNKGTVNETPMCGIPYHAADGYIAKLTRAGKKVAICEQMTDPNLPGLVERSVIRIITPGTTLDNNILENKRNNYLVSLFNKDNKWGIAFVDLTTGEFKLSELNKLDDLINELNRILPSEIIITPDLNENLNLKTKLEQISNLNLFYPALFHPATETLLEHFKVKSLQSFGVEKYLTGIEAAGNLINYLKDTQKTSLEHINKLSLYNLSDYMILDEATIRNLELLYTFQFFEEKGSLISILDQTQTGMGGRLLRNWLLHPLINLDKVQQRLDAVEEFYRNLDLRENLKGEFKNISDIERLIGRLGCKRANARDLVNLKNSLMLMPQIRSIINNCDSKLLKLCHKNLDEHQEVVDLIQKSIAEDPPLLITEGEMIADGYNAELDELRKISRSGKDWLKDLQTKEIQRSGISSLKVKFNKIFGYYIEVSNSNLAQVPVDYTRKQTLVNAERFVTPELKEYEQKVLGAEEKIIELEQRLFWEIRNEVAKYFEAIQNTAYIIAQLDVLLNFANIALLNNYSKPELNDGEAIEIKNGRHPVIEKLQTDSYVPNDGLFNHTDHQLILLTGPNMSGKSSYLRQTALIILLAQIGSYVPCQSAKIGLTDRIFTRVGASDNLIRGQSTFMVEMQEAANILNNATSKSFIVLDELGRGTSTFDGVSIAWAIVEYIYKNIKAKTLFATHYHELIDLVDKLDKAKNYSVSVKETETGVIFLRKIIPGGIDRSYGIEVAKLAGLPKPLTDRAYEILAELENELKISKD comes from the coding sequence ATGCTCAAACAATACCGTGCCATCAAAGAAAAGCACCAAGACTGCATTCTCTTTTTTCGTTTGGGCGACTTTTATGAAATGTTTGGTCCAGATGCCTTAGAAGCGTCTAAAATACTTAATATCACGCTCACAGCGCGTAATAAAGGCACTGTTAATGAAACCCCTATGTGCGGCATTCCTTACCATGCGGCTGATGGTTATATTGCCAAACTAACCAGGGCTGGCAAAAAAGTTGCTATCTGCGAACAAATGACTGACCCTAATTTACCCGGCCTGGTTGAACGTTCAGTAATTAGAATTATTACGCCTGGCACAACTTTGGATAATAATATCTTGGAAAATAAAAGAAATAATTATTTAGTCTCTTTATTTAATAAAGATAATAAGTGGGGGATTGCGTTTGTTGATTTGACAACCGGTGAATTTAAATTATCTGAATTAAATAAACTGGATGATTTAATTAATGAATTAAATAGAATTTTGCCTTCAGAAATTATTATTACTCCTGATCTAAATGAAAATTTAAATTTAAAAACAAAACTTGAACAAATTTCCAATCTTAACTTATTTTATCCTGCTTTATTTCATCCTGCTACTGAAACTTTACTGGAGCATTTTAAAGTTAAATCATTGCAAAGTTTTGGTGTTGAAAAATATTTAACCGGCATTGAAGCTGCTGGAAATTTAATTAACTATTTAAAAGACACCCAAAAAACAAGTTTGGAACACATAAATAAGCTTTCTCTTTATAATCTTTCTGACTACATGATTTTAGATGAGGCGACTATCAGAAATTTAGAACTTTTATATACATTCCAATTTTTTGAAGAAAAAGGTTCGTTAATTTCCATCCTTGATCAAACTCAAACAGGCATGGGCGGCAGATTGCTTCGCAATTGGCTTTTACATCCTTTAATTAATTTGGACAAAGTCCAGCAGCGACTAGACGCAGTTGAAGAATTTTATAGAAATCTGGATTTGCGTGAAAATTTGAAAGGCGAATTTAAAAATATCTCGGATATAGAAAGATTAATAGGCAGGCTAGGTTGTAAAAGAGCAAATGCCAGGGACTTAGTTAATCTTAAAAATTCTTTAATGCTAATGCCGCAAATAAGAAGCATTATTAATAATTGTGATTCTAAACTACTAAAACTTTGCCATAAAAATCTAGACGAACACCAAGAAGTCGTTGATTTAATCCAAAAATCAATTGCTGAAGATCCACCGCTTTTAATTACCGAAGGCGAAATGATTGCTGATGGTTATAATGCTGAACTTGATGAATTAAGAAAGATTAGTCGTTCAGGCAAGGACTGGCTCAAAGATTTACAAACTAAAGAAATTCAAAGAAGCGGCATTTCTTCACTCAAAGTTAAATTTAATAAAATATTTGGTTACTATATTGAAGTGTCTAATTCTAATTTAGCTCAAGTGCCCGTTGATTACACACGCAAACAAACATTAGTTAATGCTGAACGTTTTGTTACGCCAGAACTGAAAGAATATGAACAAAAGGTTTTAGGCGCTGAAGAAAAAATTATAGAACTGGAACAAAGATTATTCTGGGAAATTAGAAATGAAGTGGCAAAGTATTTTGAAGCCATTCAAAACACAGCTTATATTATTGCCCAGCTGGATGTTTTACTAAACTTTGCCAATATTGCTTTACTAAATAATTACTCTAAGCCAGAATTAAACGACGGCGAAGCAATTGAAATTAAAAATGGCCGCCATCCAGTGATTGAAAAATTACAAACTGACTCCTATGTGCCTAATGATGGCTTATTTAATCATACTGACCATCAGTTAATTTTACTGACCGGACCAAATATGAGCGGCAAATCAAGCTATTTGCGCCAAACAGCCCTAATTATACTTTTAGCCCAAATCGGCTCATATGTGCCTTGCCAAAGCGCTAAAATAGGCCTTACAGACCGCATATTTACTCGCGTAGGCGCTTCAGACAACCTTATCCGAGGACAATCAACCTTTATGGTGGAAATGCAGGAAGCAGCCAATATTTTAAATAATGCAACCAGTAAAAGTTTTATTGTCCTGGATGAATTGGGCAGGGGAACATCTACTTTTGACGGCGTTTCCATTGCCTGGGCCATTGTGGAATATATTTATAAAAATATCAAAGCCAAAACCTTGTTTGCCACACATTACCATGAATTAATTGATTTAGTAGATAAATTAGATAAGGCCAAAAATTATTCTGTTTCAGTTAAAGAAACTGAAACAGGTGTTATATTTTTAAGAAAAATAATTCCCGGCGGCATTGACCGCTCCTATGGCATTGAAGTCGCCAAACTCGCTGGCCTACCCAAACCATTAACTGACCGAGCTTATGAAATACTGGCAGAATTGGAAAATGAATTGAAGATCTCAAAGGATTGA
- a CDS encoding putative glycoside hydrolase, with the protein MRKLFLILVNVILVATIGAAIFYFFTSRSEIFAQNTSNQINKTLNVQITEKVKEIKRAKPAAKEIKGLYLTSNSAGSSAKIDNIISFMKGSALNAVVIDIKDYSGVIAYDSQIDLVNQLQTDRNLIKDVPGLIKKLHDNNIYVIARQTVFQDPALTNKKPTWAVQNSSTGGVWHDYKGLAWADPTNQEVWKYNLDIAKEAISLGFDEVNFDYIRFPSDGPMAQMKFAGFGGKPKAYVMKEFFKYLYENLKTEPAYISADLFGFTTERTDDMNIGQQIEDAALYFDYVCPMVYPSHYPSGYLNIKNPAAEPYKVVNYALTKGEESLIVVENVRAKIRPWLQDFNMGAIYTPAMVDLQIKAASQAGTYGYLLWNARNVYTYAPKN; encoded by the coding sequence ATGCGAAAATTATTTTTAATTTTAGTAAATGTTATTTTAGTTGCTACCATTGGCGCAGCTATCTTTTATTTTTTTACTAGTCGATCAGAAATTTTTGCCCAAAATACAAGCAACCAAATTAATAAAACTTTAAATGTGCAAATTACTGAAAAAGTTAAAGAAATAAAAAGAGCCAAACCAGCTGCCAAAGAAATTAAAGGCCTTTATTTGACTTCTAACAGTGCGGGGTCATCTGCCAAAATTGATAATATTATTAGTTTTATGAAAGGCAGCGCATTAAATGCAGTGGTTATAGACATAAAAGATTATTCCGGAGTAATTGCTTATGATAGCCAAATTGATTTGGTCAACCAATTGCAAACAGATCGTAATTTAATCAAAGATGTGCCTGGTTTAATAAAAAAACTGCATGATAATAATATCTATGTCATTGCCAGGCAGACTGTTTTTCAAGATCCTGCTTTAACTAATAAAAAGCCAACTTGGGCTGTTCAGAATAGCAGTACTGGCGGCGTCTGGCACGATTATAAAGGTTTGGCCTGGGCTGATCCGACTAATCAGGAGGTTTGGAAATATAATTTAGATATTGCCAAAGAAGCGATCTCTCTCGGATTTGACGAAGTGAATTTTGATTATATCCGTTTTCCATCTGACGGTCCAATGGCGCAGATGAAATTTGCCGGCTTTGGCGGCAAGCCAAAGGCTTATGTGATGAAAGAATTTTTTAAGTATTTGTATGAAAATTTAAAAACCGAACCGGCCTATATTTCCGCTGATTTATTTGGCTTTACTACTGAAAGAACAGATGATATGAATATTGGCCAGCAAATAGAAGATGCGGCGCTTTATTTTGATTATGTTTGCCCTATGGTTTATCCTTCTCATTATCCCAGCGGATATTTGAATATAAAAAATCCAGCTGCTGAGCCCTATAAAGTTGTAAACTATGCTTTAACCAAAGGTGAAGAAAGCCTTATAGTAGTGGAAAACGTGCGCGCTAAAATCAGACCTTGGTTGCAAGATTTTAATATGGGAGCAATATATACGCCGGCTATGGTTGATTTACAAATCAAAGCCGCCTCGCAAGCTGGTACTTATGGCTATTTACTTTGGAATGCAAGGAATGTCTATACTTATGCGCCTAAAAATTAG
- a CDS encoding ATP-grasp domain-containing protein: MPNGLSRSKPSNGKIKSEKDIILFIGTVSSAILESVKQLEKELGQKFRPFLLTSLKRKIQPKIQGLLSQIVRCQIDEIELIEKALVDYHNQIAITICKYEAPMPLYARVVELFPYLKNPSSRSILIANDKLEMRKAFKRYYPQITPKFIRVKKYTEVTIKKIIERVGFPCVIKPTNLSKSKLVINCYYKEELEKNLKDAFRKINTLYKKDFAETEPKIIVEELMEGQMYSIDAYVNSYGRIYNTPIIEIKTGKDAGYDDLFMYTQITPSVLVKEEELKAQDVVAKAIHAVGLRSCTVHCELMKTPKGWKVIELACRTGGFREELLYYSFGLCHNLNDLLIHLGKKPVLKKTKNLQTVFMKFWPHKSGKIVAIKGLKKAQELKSLVKFRQEKRVGDYAGLSKHGHTFVVGFTLNAKTRSELLADIRKLEKWIIIKTVKREQ, encoded by the coding sequence ATGCCTAACGGCTTGTCTCGCTCAAAACCAAGCAATGGTAAAATTAAAAGCGAAAAAGATATAATCTTATTTATCGGCACTGTTTCAAGCGCTATTCTTGAAAGTGTAAAACAATTAGAAAAAGAGCTAGGCCAAAAATTCAGGCCTTTTTTGCTGACCAGCCTTAAGCGTAAAATCCAGCCCAAAATCCAGGGTTTATTAAGCCAGATTGTGCGTTGCCAAATTGACGAAATTGAGTTGATAGAAAAAGCCTTGGTAGATTATCACAACCAGATTGCCATTACTATTTGTAAATATGAAGCTCCCATGCCTTTATATGCCAGGGTCGTAGAATTATTCCCATATTTGAAAAATCCGTCGTCGCGTTCAATTTTGATTGCTAATGATAAATTGGAAATGCGCAAAGCTTTCAAAAGATATTATCCGCAGATTACACCTAAATTTATCCGAGTAAAAAAATACACAGAGGTAACCATAAAAAAAATTATTGAGCGAGTCGGTTTTCCCTGTGTTATAAAGCCGACTAATTTATCCAAAAGCAAACTGGTTATTAATTGCTATTATAAAGAAGAACTGGAAAAAAATTTAAAAGATGCTTTTCGTAAAATAAATACGCTTTATAAAAAAGATTTTGCTGAAACAGAGCCTAAGATAATTGTTGAGGAATTAATGGAGGGCCAGATGTATTCTATTGATGCCTATGTTAATTCTTATGGCAGAATTTATAATACTCCGATCATTGAAATTAAAACCGGGAAAGACGCAGGTTATGATGATTTATTCATGTACACTCAAATTACACCTTCTGTTTTAGTGAAAGAAGAAGAGCTTAAAGCACAAGATGTCGTGGCTAAAGCCATTCATGCAGTTGGCTTGCGTTCCTGCACTGTCCATTGTGAATTAATGAAAACGCCCAAAGGCTGGAAAGTGATAGAATTAGCCTGCAGAACAGGCGGGTTTCGGGAAGAACTTCTTTATTACTCATTTGGCTTATGCCACAATTTAAATGATTTATTAATCCATTTAGGCAAAAAACCTGTTTTAAAAAAGACCAAGAATCTACAGACAGTTTTTATGAAATTCTGGCCGCATAAATCCGGCAAAATAGTTGCCATTAAGGGTTTGAAAAAAGCCCAAGAATTAAAATCTTTAGTCAAATTTAGGCAGGAAAAAAGAGTGGGGGATTATGCTGGATTGTCAAAACACGGCCACACATTTGTAGTTGGCTTTACTTTAAATGCCAAAACCAGAAGTGAACTTTTGGCTGATATTCGCAAATTAGAAAAATGGATTATTATAAAAACTGTAAAAAGGGAGCAGTAA
- a CDS encoding flavodoxin family protein, protein MPVCQKDKKIFYLDEKLCPYCGEKLIEPSLTDNFLKSFLEIDDKILKRFKDIRAKTIIEAKKLNQHPKFIKAIGITGSMRFINDKAKENSSSEFLVSKALAELKTLGVKTELLPLRKFNIQPCRACYSTTNTQCHFYCSCYPKGTKAGDDMSNILYDKVLGADIILFGTPVNNFKISTLMAAFIDRCISLDGSLAPADPKNPKNRELNIKHTKFVELMAEPKIPGSGYLKRFIGKAAGIFVTGHEEGASMLISQLFMTFNNYGMAFPSWSHMYAMSSVLLDTAEDKPIVTSPAYIEEAKQIARNTLTLAKLLRKEKTTAWLYDNSAD, encoded by the coding sequence ATGCCAGTCTGCCAAAAAGATAAAAAGATTTTTTATCTTGATGAAAAACTCTGCCCTTATTGCGGGGAAAAATTAATTGAGCCAAGCCTGACTGATAATTTTTTGAAATCATTTTTAGAAATTGACGATAAAATTCTTAAACGCTTTAAAGACATCCGCGCCAAAACAATTATTGAGGCAAAAAAATTAAATCAGCATCCAAAATTTATTAAAGCAATTGGGATCACGGGCTCAATGCGTTTTATTAATGATAAGGCCAAAGAAAATAGCAGTTCGGAATTTTTAGTCAGTAAGGCTTTAGCTGAATTAAAAACTTTAGGCGTAAAAACCGAACTTTTGCCTTTGCGCAAATTTAATATCCAGCCTTGCCGGGCCTGTTATTCCACAACAAATACTCAGTGCCATTTTTATTGTTCTTGCTATCCCAAAGGAACCAAAGCAGGTGATGATATGAGTAATATTTTGTATGATAAAGTTTTGGGCGCCGACATTATTCTTTTTGGCACACCAGTTAATAATTTTAAAATCTCCACTTTAATGGCGGCCTTTATTGACCGCTGTATTAGTTTGGATGGCAGTTTGGCACCTGCTGATCCAAAAAATCCCAAGAATAGGGAATTGAATATTAAGCATACTAAGTTTGTTGAATTAATGGCTGAGCCGAAAATTCCTGGCAGCGGATATTTAAAGCGTTTTATTGGCAAAGCAGCTGGAATTTTTGTCACAGGCCATGAAGAAGGCGCTAGTATGCTAATTTCCCAATTATTCATGACTTTTAACAATTATGGCATGGCTTTCCCATCTTGGAGCCACATGTATGCCATGTCATCTGTTCTTTTAGACACGGCCGAAGATAAGCCGATTGTAACTTCTCCGGCTTATATTGAAGAGGCCAAACAAATTGCCAGAAATACTTTAACTCTGGCCAAATTGCTCAGGAAGGAAAAAACAACTGCCTGGCTTTATGATAATTCTGCTGATTAA
- the mgtA gene encoding magnesium-translocating P-type ATPase, giving the protein MSNNDILKFIDFEPEHVYRVLKTEPRGLNTQEVKRRQILYGKNEMVGQKSRPAWKIFISQFKNPLIIILLIATLISGFLGEYISAIIIFVMVFMSAILAFIQEYRSEKIIETLKNKVSLRTTVIREGKIKQINATELVLGDVVLLQVTSIVPADLRLVETHDLAINQAVLSGESFPVEKNADTLKVCLQPLEAANLVFAGSHIVQGTGKGVVVAIGQNTFLGQTANLMTEIEPQSEFQKGIADFGYFLFRIIIFFSFIVFLILAIFKGNWLEALLFSLAIAVGISPELLPIIITINLSRGARKMAEKQVIVKRLMAIENLGNADVLCTDKTGTLTEGKIELKNYFDFADKKNEEILLLGSLCNSYALEKNLASNPLDKAIYDYSQKYLSHKNGYKIIDNLPFDFYRRRMSVILAKNNKRELICKGAIEEMLKICDTILLNNKIENLSKHLSVIKNKISKLEDDGFRLILIAKKEIPAKEKYSIKDEQNLILLGALVFIDPPKKSAAESIRIFNDLGVSVKILTGDNDLAAKRLCQEIGLNLTTIVLGEKIDKMSDEQLQKIVAATDIFAKVTPEHKLRIVKALKSAKHNVAFLGDGVNDAPALRAADVGISVDTAVDVAKEAADVILLKKSLRILTEGIKEGRKTFGNTLKYILCTISSNYGNMFTVVGASLFLPFIPMLPAQIILLNFFSDMPMLAIATDEVDEEYLKKPKQWDIKKIRQAMNYFGLLSSVMDYVTFGFLIFVINASIPVFQAGWFWQSYLTEVLLIFVIRTKKWFWQSKPSKMLFYASLITTILVILILFTNIRYYFNFGLLQYWQAGIIIIFALIYFLIVEFVKKFIYKKFEI; this is encoded by the coding sequence ATGTCCAATAATGATATTCTAAAATTTATTGACTTTGAGCCAGAACATGTTTATCGCGTCTTAAAAACTGAGCCGCGTGGCTTAAATACCCAAGAAGTCAAAAGGCGCCAAATTTTATATGGCAAAAATGAAATGGTCGGCCAAAAAAGCAGGCCAGCCTGGAAAATTTTTATATCTCAGTTTAAAAATCCGCTGATTATAATTCTTTTGATTGCGACTTTAATTTCCGGATTTTTAGGCGAATATATTTCAGCCATTATTATTTTTGTGATGGTTTTTATGTCTGCGATTTTAGCCTTTATCCAGGAATATCGTTCAGAAAAGATTATTGAGACATTAAAAAATAAAGTTTCTTTACGAACAACAGTTATAAGAGAAGGAAAGATAAAACAAATTAATGCTACGGAATTGGTATTAGGCGATGTGGTTTTATTACAAGTAACTTCAATTGTGCCTGCAGATTTACGTTTGGTTGAAACCCATGATCTGGCGATAAATCAAGCTGTTTTAAGCGGAGAATCTTTTCCGGTTGAAAAAAACGCTGATACTCTTAAAGTATGTTTACAGCCATTAGAAGCTGCCAATTTAGTTTTTGCCGGCAGTCATATTGTTCAAGGCACTGGTAAAGGTGTTGTAGTCGCCATTGGTCAAAACACTTTTTTGGGACAAACAGCAAACCTTATGACTGAGATTGAGCCTCAATCAGAATTTCAAAAAGGCATTGCTGATTTTGGTTATTTTTTATTTAGAATAATAATCTTTTTTTCATTTATTGTTTTTCTAATTCTGGCAATTTTTAAAGGCAACTGGCTGGAAGCGCTTCTTTTTTCATTAGCCATTGCTGTAGGTATTTCACCCGAATTATTACCCATAATTATAACGATTAATCTTTCGCGCGGTGCCCGTAAAATGGCGGAAAAACAAGTAATTGTTAAACGTTTAATGGCTATTGAAAATTTAGGCAATGCTGATGTGCTCTGCACTGATAAAACAGGCACGTTAACTGAAGGTAAAATTGAACTGAAAAATTATTTTGATTTTGCTGATAAAAAAAATGAGGAAATTTTACTTTTAGGCAGTTTGTGCAATTCTTATGCCTTAGAAAAAAATCTTGCTTCCAACCCTTTAGATAAAGCCATCTATGATTATAGCCAGAAATATTTAAGCCATAAAAACGGCTATAAGATAATTGATAATCTGCCCTTTGATTTTTATCGCCGGCGCATGAGTGTGATTTTGGCTAAAAATAACAAGCGTGAATTGATTTGCAAGGGTGCAATAGAAGAAATGCTTAAAATCTGCGATACAATTTTACTAAATAATAAAATAGAAAATTTAAGCAAGCATTTAAGCGTAATAAAAAATAAAATTTCCAAATTGGAAGACGACGGATTTCGTCTGATTTTAATTGCAAAAAAAGAAATCCCTGCTAAAGAAAAATATTCCATTAAAGATGAGCAAAATTTAATTTTGCTGGGCGCTTTGGTTTTTATTGATCCGCCTAAAAAAAGCGCAGCAGAGTCAATCCGCATTTTTAATGATTTAGGCGTGAGTGTGAAAATTCTGACAGGGGATAATGATCTGGCTGCTAAACGACTTTGCCAAGAGATTGGCCTTAATCTGACAACAATTGTTTTGGGTGAAAAAATTGATAAAATGAGTGATGAACAATTACAAAAAATAGTGGCTGCTACTGACATTTTTGCCAAAGTAACGCCTGAACATAAATTAAGAATTGTGAAGGCTTTAAAAAGTGCCAAACATAATGTGGCTTTTTTAGGCGATGGCGTGAATGATGCGCCTGCTTTGCGCGCTGCTGACGTTGGTATTTCAGTTGATACAGCAGTTGATGTGGCCAAAGAAGCGGCTGATGTTATCTTACTCAAAAAAAGCTTAAGAATTTTAACTGAAGGCATAAAGGAAGGCCGCAAAACATTTGGCAATACTTTAAAATATATTCTTTGCACGATTAGTTCAAATTATGGCAATATGTTTACTGTGGTTGGCGCCTCACTATTTTTGCCTTTTATTCCCATGCTGCCAGCTCAAATAATTTTATTGAATTTTTTCAGTGATATGCCAATGCTAGCTATCGCTACTGATGAAGTTGATGAGGAATATTTAAAAAAACCCAAACAATGGGATATTAAAAAAATCAGGCAAGCCATGAATTATTTTGGCTTATTGTCTTCGGTCATGGATTATGTTACCTTTGGATTTTTAATTTTTGTAATCAATGCCTCTATCCCGGTTTTTCAGGCTGGCTGGTTTTGGCAGTCGTATTTAACTGAAGTTTTATTAATTTTTGTGATCCGCACGAAAAAGTGGTTCTGGCAAAGCAAACCCAGCAAAATGTTATTTTACGCGTCACTGATTACAACCATATTGGTTATCCTAATTTTATTTACCAATATCCGTTATTATTTTAATTTTGGGCTCTTGCAATATTGGCAAGCAGGTATAATTATAATTTTTGCCTTAATCTATTTCTTAATAGTTGAATTTGTTAAAAAATTTATTTATAAAAAATTTGAGATTTAA
- a CDS encoding ATP-binding cassette domain-containing protein translates to MNPGNVIIRFNEVFFHYDKNKPILAGVNFSVRENAKITIMGQNGAGKSTIFKLIINELKPGEGNVSVTPGTTIAIAAQVMKRENLAKTIEEYFSEAFAKKNYDLPKKIKKVLDIVHLAAPLDRKIIQFSGGQQARLLLAYALIQEPDILLLDEPTNNLDAEGIEHLTQFLMEYPKTCLVISHDANFLNTFTEGVLYLDSHTQKVAQYTGNYYDVLLEIEAQIERERAQNAQLKRSIQDRKDKINFFANKGGKMRRLASKLRDQVAEAEDTMVAERQEDKTINNFIIPAQTDIPGVIAKIKSIGVMIDHQPVKKTLANPIEIRKNTKLLIKGPNGIGKSTLLKALAEGQEKGAQITKDIKVGYYQQDFSGLDFNKTAYQALEEMMEIPFNQTIYATAAQFLLSSEILRNKVGSLSEGQKGLLCYARFVLQKPGLLIMDEPTNHINFRHLPIIAEALNNYKGALLLVSHAYEFIDQIDITQTLDLGSL, encoded by the coding sequence ATGAATCCAGGCAATGTCATTATTCGTTTCAATGAAGTATTTTTTCACTATGATAAAAATAAACCCATTCTGGCAGGGGTTAATTTTTCTGTGCGCGAAAATGCCAAAATCACCATCATGGGTCAAAATGGCGCTGGCAAAAGCACTATTTTTAAATTAATAATAAATGAATTAAAACCTGGCGAAGGCAATGTATCTGTTACTCCAGGGACAACTATTGCCATTGCCGCTCAAGTAATGAAAAGAGAGAATTTAGCCAAAACTATTGAAGAGTATTTTAGCGAGGCATTTGCTAAAAAAAATTATGATCTGCCGAAGAAAATTAAAAAAGTTTTAGACATAGTTCATTTGGCTGCGCCGCTTGATAGAAAAATTATCCAATTTTCCGGAGGTCAGCAGGCGCGCCTGCTTTTGGCTTATGCTTTAATTCAAGAACCAGACATTTTACTGCTTGACGAACCAACAAACAATTTAGATGCCGAAGGTATCGAGCACCTCACCCAATTTTTAATGGAGTACCCTAAAACATGCCTGGTAATTTCGCATGATGCTAATTTCTTGAATACTTTTACTGAGGGCGTACTTTATCTTGATTCTCATACCCAAAAAGTAGCACAATATACGGGTAATTATTACGATGTGCTGCTAGAAATTGAAGCCCAAATAGAACGCGAACGCGCCCAAAATGCGCAGTTAAAACGCAGTATTCAAGATCGCAAAGACAAAATTAATTTCTTTGCCAATAAGGGCGGAAAAATGCGTAGATTGGCCAGTAAGTTGCGCGATCAAGTTGCAGAAGCTGAAGACACAATGGTTGCTGAAAGACAAGAAGATAAAACCATTAATAATTTTATAATCCCGGCTCAAACAGATATTCCCGGAGTTATTGCCAAAATAAAATCAATTGGCGTAATGATTGATCATCAGCCAGTTAAAAAAACACTTGCCAATCCTATTGAGATCAGAAAAAATACAAAACTACTTATTAAGGGACCAAATGGTATTGGTAAAAGCACTTTATTAAAAGCTTTGGCTGAAGGACAAGAAAAAGGCGCCCAAATCACCAAAGATATCAAAGTTGGTTATTATCAACAAGATTTTTCCGGACTTGATTTTAATAAGACTGCTTATCAGGCTTTGGAAGAAATGATGGAAATACCATTTAACCAGACTATTTATGCGACTGCGGCGCAATTTTTATTATCGTCAGAAATTTTAAGAAATAAAGTCGGTTCACTCTCAGAAGGTCAAAAGGGCTTGCTTTGCTATGCCAGATTTGTTTTGCAAAAACCCGGACTTTTAATTATGGATGAACCAACGAATCATATTAATTTCAGGCACTTGCCGATAATAGCCGAAGCCTTAAATAATTATAAAGGCGCTTTACTTCTGGTCAGCCATGCTTACGAATTTATTGACCAGATAGATATTACGCAAACCCTTGATTTGGGATCACTATAA